The DNA region GCCAACATAAAAAAGCATGTTTTCCAGGGTCACACGCTCCCCTCTGCAATGGCGCCGCGCCCCCCTGCCCCAttatttgagaagcactgcctTAGAGCAACTGCAATACGGTTCGACACAGCGTCTTGTGTCACGTATGCGTTGTTCTCACTGCCTGTGATCCACACTGTACATGTGATATACTGCAAACTCACCTCTGAGGTACTTGCAACCTGACTTGGGGGAAGCATCTGCTCCAAAAGCTGCTGCCCGCCGATGCGCAGGGAGTCGGTACGCGGCCTGTGAGCGACAATAAGAACCTCCTGCGTCCAGTCATCCATCAGTCTTTGCAGATCTTCAGGCAGGTTGAGTTCAGTGGCGTTAATGGATGAACCGGCGAAGACTCTTGtcttgttgttgctgttgttggctTGAGCTTGCGCCAGTCCCGTCACTGACTGATGAGGAGGTGGTGTGGCACCGGTGGGCGGCTGCTGCTGAGATGGATTAACAGCCCCTAGCCCGGCACCGTGCCCTggcatgaatgaaaaacacgCACATAGCATTACGCAGTCACGATGAGGAATACGGGGATATAcgccagtgattcccaaccggcTTGATGCGGCTTTGTTCCGTTATCTATGCTAGCGATGTATTGTGACAAGCTCAACAAATGTACTGTTCTTTCATTAGATAGCAGGAGGTAcaataaaggcaaaaaaaaatatatatatatatatatatcagctctgtgttcaaTTCAACAGGCTCAAATTTCGGAGTAAGTAAATTTATGAggaaattgagacaagatcatcattatatcagtgtTCTTACattctgtgagatttttctgatATAatatgggtgccttggctcactaaaggttgggaaacaccgaTGTACGCGACATGATTGCAAAGTCGTTTACATACATAAATTAATTACATACTGTTGCCTCGCTCTTTGCCAAGACACAACCGCTTCAATGTTGACCctgtgagacaaaaaaaaaaaagattttacacAACTTGGTTCAGACTTATTTTAGAGGAGAATAGTGTTTGTGACAACGAGAGGCATTAACAAAGCTGCCGAGCCAAAAAGTAGAGGAACAAACGAAACTTGAATTAGAAGCAAAATGGTCAGCCTCCTGAAAAAAGTGCAACAGCAAAGTGCAGCATGCAGAGCAGAGAGGAAGAAAGAGATTTATGAATACAGAACAACGCTGATATATGCTTGATATTATACAAACGACGTGGCTGACTCAGCAATACACACGGTACACTCACAAACCACCTACTCAATCTAATGAGAAACAATACAAGAGCTCATCAAGATTTGCATTCAAAATGATAACATACCTTTGTCATGACATGTCAAGACTATGAACAAAACACTCGCAAACATTTTTTGCAGCTCATAGTCTTACAATACAATGTTGTAGTTGCAGTTTACAGGGGTGTAGAACTGTATTGCATCATATtgagaactgtttttttttttattattattattatgttgccCATCTCACATAGCTAAATGCTatcaaaacattacaaacagCAGCTCAATTTTTGACACAATTCATGTAATGGAGCATGTTAGATGAGCATGTGTACcgtgttgtggccagtgagtgtttAAACCGCTATAGATCTGGGAGTGTGCACTGAGAGTTCATGCAAGCAATTCATATTGTGTTTATCCAAACCtaggacatactgtacatttcaggTGTCCTCTCGTTTTTatttcacttcattgcacttataaattgaaattattttaacataagaGTACCAGCCAATTATGAATCCTTTCTTTACTTCTTAATGTCTAATTATCAATTTGTCTCTGCAGCCGTTTGAATAAACAGGACAAAATGTAGAAATAGAagcaaaatgtcaaataaaataaacaagtgaaaagaaaacaagatgCGTTTCAGAACAAACAAAGTCACTAATGAGTGTAACAGTAGAGCTACGCAAAATAAGGGAAGCAGAGCAGCAAGAGAAGAGATACAAACAGATAGATAAAGGCACAGGCCCACTGAGAAATCTAGCTCTGGGCTTGCTACTGGATTTATAAGTCACTCTCTCGGGTGGTTGAGGGTAATTAGCCCAGCCTGTAGGTAGGAGTACAACCAAAGAGGGGAGAAGACACCAGAGTAAGAAGAACATGCGTTAAAAATGAATGCCACAAGAGTCAGTTAATATGTTGGTCCAAGGTACAATACAGTATTGCATTGCTTTGCTGGCGCTCACCAAGTCCTGGGGGAACTTGTGTGCTTGTGCCATCTCCAGCATATAGTCCAGCATAAATGTTATCAGAGGACAAGGAGCCCTTGAGGGAGCAAGGCTGCTGAGTCTGCACCGGTTCCGAGGTGGAGCTCGGAATGTGGCTGGGACAGGATGGCTCCCTGCCACGAGTGGCGACCGACGCCTTGGCTGGAGATCCGTTTAAACTCACAGTTGTCTCACCTGTTCCTGGAATAGCTAACAATAACACATGCATTAACAatcattattactattattttccTTTGTAGGCTCAGGGCACGCATGGTCACGTTACAGCACACCAATAAAAGTAACAATAATTAGGAGTTTTTAGATGGGATTTCAAATTATGGTGAGAGTCGGCATCACTGAGAAATTGTGGAAGTGAGTTCTGTAGATGAGAGGCTGCAAAGCTAAAAGCGTGACAGCCCAATGAGGATAAATGGGCTCGAGGTTACGTGAGGGGGTGGGATGCTAGGCTAACACAGACAGAGTACAGGTTCAAGTATTTATAGTTAAGTACTCGCCAATATAGAATCCCAGTACTTGATAAGGCCATTATGCCATTGTGTTTTACTTTAActaaatattgttaaaaaaaattctaaacatAAGCTTTTCTTAActctttttagagtaacaatgccattactgacattttaacatctaactgtatgttttttttttccaatagtcgtgacacatttcacttaaatgttgCCTGGTGTCTCAGTTTGAACACGAGAGACGAGACGAAGAAGAACGTAGAGTTTGGTGGATACACAAGCGGAAATATGGATGCCATGTTACCTCTGTGTGTTAAATAAAGTGTGTAAAACAAGACAAGACTGCTTCTTAAGAATAGCTATGAAATCAAACTATGACATGATAATGATAATAGTAATGTAATGACATTTTATCGCACCATCGCTTACTTCTCTTTACTAAAAGTTGCCACACGTCGCCTGCTCACCGTGGCTTCATGACGCGAGCTCGCCTGCTTCGGCCGAAACTGAAATCGGACGAAGGGGCTCGCGAACCTCGTTGTTTGCCGGGTCGCGGCCTCCTCCGTCGCCGCCCGTGGGGATTTCATTTTGCggagcataatttgcagttgCCAAAAAGTGTTGTCATCCGTGTACTTAAAGGTCACatgttttggctatttagacctccatagagtgactctctaatggacttaatataaaagtatcaaattcattttaaaaaacaccttttgtcatacgagtgtccagaactgtcccctctgacagctacctGTACTTCTCTTTGACcaagttttgtatctgctttgtcgaTTTCAGACCTCTCAGCACAAAAACTTCTGTAAGTAAGGAAtacgtggacaattttaattcatatttagtgaggcaccatagagccaatatcacatcccaaatactagaaaaaaggTGGTTTGGTAACATATGGCACGTTTAAAGTATCGCCGCATAGCATTGCAGCATTTATATGAGCACAGAGTACTATACAGACATACATTATCAGCACCTCTGTGTTAGCGGTGCATCCCAAGGGAGGAGCATTAAAAGAGAAGAGCATAGGGTGCTTAGGGACAGATGAGGGCAGAGAGGTAAGGGAGTGCCAGGTTATGGAGGGGCTTAACCGTGAGGCGAAGGAACTTGTATTCAACTTTCTGTTCAACCGGGAGCCAGTGCAGGTTCTTGATTATGGGTGTGATCCGTTTGAAGCAGGGAGTTCTGGGGATGGTGGAGTAATGATACATCGATATTATAATACTCACTGGGTCTGCTAGAGTCACCAGTTTTATGTGTGACATGTCGAAATTGCTGCACCAGAGGACTAAGGAGCTTGCCCGGTTTCAGCCTGTGCTTCCCAGACCTTTTTCTACGAACTTTAGGCGCCGTAACATGCGAGTACGTCATGCCAGAGGGAGGAACTTTGCCAAGTCTGAGATACAGCAGCTCCACTTCTCCCCGCTGATGGGCCTGTAGCTCAGAGATCTCCCTCAAATGTCTAAAGGAATTGGAGCAAGAAAGTTATGGTCAGTCATCACTaataaaactatccatccattttgttgtagtgcttgtcctcattagagttacgggtgagctgaagcctaccCCATCTAGCTGGGGGAGAGAGGCAGGGTTCAGATGGGACTGGGCACCAGTTAACAGCAGGACACattgagacaaacaaccattcacatttacacctatggggaATTCATGTcatgtcttcaatgaacctaacatgcatgatcttgggatgtgggaggaaccggaacgcccagagaaaccccacacaagcatggggagaacatgcaaaccccaacctcagaactgtgaggaagatgtgctaatcacTAGTCCACTGTTTAGCTCTTCCGGATATCCTCATCAACCCTAATCCTAAAACTCTGAATGCTTAACGCTTAATGCTTAATCAttcacacaagaaaaaaaatgtgtactgcTCACTTCTCCCGGAGTGTCTGTAGTTCTCTCTTCATATCTGAGTCCTCCATCTCCGAGTCATTATCGCTGCTGGCGTAGGCCGATCCGTGTACGCCTCCGTGCCTGCTTGGAGAATCCGAGCTCTGCACACTGCTGCTGCGCCCTGAACGTCTGAGGAAGGCCACTGCCCTCTTCATCAGGTCACTTCCTCGGCGCTCAGAGCGAGTTTGTCGACTCGGGGTGGCAGGGGCCAGTTTGGCGGGGCTGCTCTCGGCCCCCGAGTCAGAAGAGAGGAATCGAGCATGGACTGTGATGTCAACAGGTACAGATGCTGAGGTGAGGATATGAGGCAAGGAGCTCTGGTTAGCCACAGAGGGTGGCGTGTCCAGACAGAAGTCGGGCGGTGCAGAGTAGCGACTGCAACGTGTCCTTTGGGTGATGTCATCCTCGGTGCTGACCACGGAGAAGCGACCgatcgtggtggagggggtCATGGTCTCAGTCGGAACATTGTAACCTGCGGGTTGTGCTGTTGAGGCAATgctgctccagctcctctgcttCACATCACGCTTGTTGGCCACTTCAGGAGGAACTGAACTTATCTGGCAAAAGCAAAGGACACTGAGTATGCGTTTTAGTACTCAACAGACACTTATTTTTGTTCCCCGCAAACACACCTTAAACCGGCCTCTTGTCCCAGAGCAGGAGACAGAGTGGGAAACGTGCCTTTTGGAATGGGACGCTGCAGATAATTTAAAGTTAacgaagaaaaataaaagaggaaaCATTGAGGAATAGGCTCCATGAACAGTGAAGcacaatgttttgaaaattcatgTTGCCCTGATTCaagacagtacagtacataccaCACACAGCTGAGTCACTCAGAGTGCTTAAACTATCCATTCTCTCAGGAATTTGAGGCTAAAGGAGATGACGGACAAAACGGGTAACAGTCATGAGTGTTCATTGACTTATGgctatcacaaaaaaaatcttgagtgataaaaatgcaatgtagctaaaaataataagaataagaataatcaGATCTTAAACAACTTAAGTTGTGTGAATACATTAAGCTATGAATCCGAATAATGTCAAACAGTTTCCGATATGGATGCATTCAGGGGCAGAAGCAGATGGCACCATTTTTCCTTCTTCATACTTTCATTAATTTGTCATTTACATATGACGACAAATTTGTACTGGCCAATGGGGCCATCGATTACGATTGAGCCATAAGAACTCTGCCCAACAACAAGTGGCTGAGCAAATGTGTGGTCTAGGAATTTGAGCAATTGTGTTGAATAGCTAGAATAGtagttttataattaattaaagaTAATTTTGTTATCTGTAAAGAGTCATAAAATTGCAGTTGTAAGAGAAATTGGAAGAAAACAAGCACATCAGACATTAAATGTTTGGTGCCCCACCATGTTTTTTATAGCGCAAACATTAATATAGAACCTAAATATATGGGGGCAATGTTTAACAAACCTACCAGTTGTTCTCCTGCTCTGTACCGAGTCTCCTCCATTGGACCTGGTGTACTGTTTCCTGACCCTCCTGTGGCACTGTCTGGACCAGGAGGAGATTGGAAGTACTCTGTACCAGAACCCGGTGTCTCTGCAGTGCTTCCGGATGGATACATGGGAGCGTATTCCTGGTAGAGCAAGTTCCTAAGTTTCTCATCTAGTGTTTTTATGGTGCTGTCCACAAAGCCTCCGCGGCCCAGTCGTCCTTCACCGTCTGACTCGCCTGGTCCTCCGCCCTGCTGAGATGGCGCCGGACTCTGAGGCAGTGAGGACACTTTGGCCCCACCCACACTGGAGAAAGGCTGGTGGAGCACCACAGGCTGCTGCGGGCGTTCACTGCGTGCGGCGGCGGCGTATGAGAGAGACAGTGACTCTTTGGCTGAACCGGGCTCCTGGGATGGAAGAGGGGTGAGAGGGGATCCACCTGGTGAGCTGCTCACAtcctgggacaggggcatgacCAGAGAACAACAGGGTATTTCCTCCGCCACAGACACAGGACAGGTGATGTCTCCCATATGTAAAGTGGAATGGATGGGGGAGGTGGTGCCCACAGGGGATCCTTGTGGTTCTTCCATTTGAAAAGAGGTTTGTGGAGATGATGGTGGCAAAGTTTGAGCTCTGGCTGGTTGGGCTTGATGCACGCTGCTGATTGACTCTAATGATGGTATCGATTCAAGAGCTGGGGGGGCAGACACCGGAGGAGACAGACTGGCCAAGAGGAGAGGGTCTGTGTTGGGCATAACCGGGGGACTGCAGAATCCATACACGTCATGCATGAAGCCTCCACTCCCACCAGACATTGTAGAGGATGAGCCCTCCTCAGCtacaaaaaacaaccacacaggTATGATAACAATAGcacatttatattttcattcagCTGCCATAAATTGCAATGTAATCCGATTTTGTACAGCGAATGAAAAAGAGTTACCTCGCGATGTAGAAGGCCTGCCAGGCAGCTGCGTGTTGGCTGAACTGCTAGGAGACTGGGACGTTGTACCCTCAGACGTGGGCTCCTGACTGGAAAAGGGGCTCTCCTCAACAGGACAGATTATGAACCATCGCTTTCCTGTGTGAAGAACTGCAATACCCGTGCACTTACAAAATGGACAAGACAAGTATGAAGATGCGTGAAGGATAAAATGCTTTACCATTCTGTTGGTAGACAGGCTGGGATCCTCCAGACTGTTGACTCTACAGCAAGAAAAGACACTTGTGATAGATGCAAATTTCCCTTGAACTCCTTCAGTTTTATGACTGCTGAATCgttatatggacaaaagtatggCAAGAAGTTGAATGGAGGAAAATATGGAGTTGGTGCCCACTTTGGAGCTACAACAGGTTCCACTGCTAGCCTTGATACAAGCTGTTGGAGTTGTCTGTGGGAAATTTTGCTGAGGTCAGAAGTGACAGACACTGTCGCCAAGAAAGAACCTGGCGCACAATCTCTGATGTAGTTCATCTCAAAGGTCTTCAGGGTTCCCAGGTTCTTCCCACACATCTCACCAtacctttatggaccttgctttttgCACACAGTCTTGCTGAAACAGAAAAGATCCTTCCCCATATTATTTCCCCTAAGTTGGAAGCTCAACATtatccaaaatgtcttgataaATTCAGAAAGAAACTCATACTTGTGTCCATACAGAATAGTGTATTGTAAGCACAATCATTTGGGGGAAATATGTTGCTACACTTCTCTTACCTCTCCAACTTGTCCATCAGAGGTCTGGCCTTGTTGCGGACTACAACTCAAAGTCGAGACCCTCTCACCCTCCGTGTCGTCATTCAACATGTCTTCAGCTTTATCCACAATCTCCTTTAACTGGTCGATGAAGATCTCTTTTTCTAAGAGAAGGATAAATCCATTCTCCACCTGCAGTCAAACAATGCCACATGTTTTCAACTAAACCAGTACAGTAGATGAGAAAGCACATGAAAATCAGGTCAAATCCTGAACAAACCATGTAAGTGGCAATTTCCTCTGGAGCATCACCATCCAGATCAAATTTAAACGTCACCATTTTGTGATTGTGAGTCTCCAGCTGACATTCAACCATCTTGTCGCCCGTGTTGCAAACCTGTATGGGCAGAGGCCACACTTTGCAAACGAGAATACGTTTTTAGGAAAGTGTCACCTTGTAAACAATACAAATCCTGTTACTCACATTGAGCATATTCAGTTTGGGTTTGCTCATCTTTTCTTGCCGAGAGCGTGTCCGCGTCGACTTCCGATGATGTTTCCTATGTTTTCCTTCCAGCTTCCCTCCACTGGCCAAGCTGTCATACCCATCACTTGCTTCCTTACCAGATGCAACATCAGAATAGGGACTAAGAGAAAAGGACAAATAATGATTTTGAGGCACACCAATAACGACATTAACAAGTAATGTACAGAATCAAAGGAGTGCTAAAGAAAATACATACCTGTCATACGCATAGTTGGGCAATGCTACTGGTTTTTCCTGAAACACTTCctgaaaatagaaaatgtagAAAATTGTGTGTATTTGGAAATTTCAAGCgggttacattttttaaaaggatggcacatttgttttattattatttgttgttgttttacaggtGTTATTGTcaataagaaaaatattcaCAAAGTAGCACTCAAAATCTACTATATTCCACACTTGACTCTTAATAATCAATAGTCCAGTGTCCTCCATACCGCTGTGCAGGGATCTTGCTgtaaggtttcttttttctgacaaaatgtaGCCTGACTTCCACATTCAGATGTCATGGAGACTCCTGTCTGGATGCCAACAGGCTGCAGAATTGGAGCTGGGACAGAAGTAGAAGCAGGAGCAGCATGCTGAGCTGGTAGCGGAATAGAGCTTGGTGCAGGGAGAAACCCTGGTAGAGAGATCTGGGTTTGTCCTGATGCTGAGGAATCATCTAAGCTTGCAGATGAGGCTTTCGGTAAACCGGATACAGAAATCGCTTCTTCAACTTGGGCTAAAGCTGTAGATTGAAATGCAGGTGGAGCCTGAAATGAGACTGCGGTAGCAGACTGAGCCGGCATTTGGTCTGCTGCGTGGCTTTTTGGCTGGATTAAAGCTGCAGTTTGTGCTGGGGTTTGGATGTCGAGATCCGCTGTAGCCGCCAGTGGTGCTGAGGTGTGAAATGTAGAGGCTACGTTTACGTCTGTGCCAGCTGCAGCAGTTTCTATATCTGTTCCACATCCCCAGAGAGGAGTCTGATTAGCAGGTAGGACAGGTTGAACTGG from Phycodurus eques isolate BA_2022a chromosome 10, UOR_Pequ_1.1, whole genome shotgun sequence includes:
- the wnk2 gene encoding serine/threonine-protein kinase WNK2 isoform X4; the encoded protein is MHAADDSSKDPPLGSTFFSAPDLDSDINANAFRAVSENGAVDNVNIQNTALRGASDPSAYLSSDYRGLVRQRFIRRSLWVSDSEEQTLDTAESPVLNVDLRSIVGRTLHGTRLGPREKSRPESPVEAKDDSPREKRDTCQSEVKQEVASCDVTGKAGSDENEEEPGMKAVSTSPGGRFLKFDIELGRGSFKTVYKGLDTDTWVEVAWCELQERKLSKVERQRFKEEAEMLKALQHPNIVRFYDFWESPLKGKKCIVLVTELMTSGTLKTYLKRFKVMKPKVLRSWCRQILKGLHFLHTRTPPIIHRDLKCDNIFITGPTGSVKIGDLGLATLKRASFAKSVIGTPEFMAPEMYEEHYDESVDVYAFGMCMLEMATSEYPYSECQNAAQIYRKVTSGVKPASYSKVSDPEIKEIIGECICHRWEERYSIKDLLNHAFFAEDTGVRVELNEEDDGEKSSIALKLWVEDPKKLKGKYKDTGAIEFTFNLENEDPEVVAQEMVESGFFLDCDVKVVGKSIRDRVALIKWRRERTVSSGNGEASVKKMQQNLLQVPGPQGTALATTEYDDQEVEQQTLICTVPVTTSTTSDSGVSSTMQLDDLGKQQNGSYRSLPETVCTTQSVYSPPAHLEPPMQQGPYQQATAQASQDQYIQESTQLHQGAYQQTTGQLHTGTYQQPAAQLHLGPDEVQTTVSAPSTPAPPAHQSRQTAQSFPAATPIVQMQLTAQSRQDQQLSTDQTTALLSPPDISTSFPQSATSAPPPLLPLHISTQVQTNAPLGNLEDVQLLAPVQPVLPANQTPLWGCGTDIETAAAGTDVNVASTFHTSAPLAATADLDIQTPAQTAALIQPKSHAADQMPAQSATAVSFQAPPAFQSTALAQVEEAISVSGLPKASSASLDDSSASGQTQISLPGFLPAPSSIPLPAQHAAPASTSVPAPILQPVGIQTGVSMTSECGSQATFCQKKETLQQDPCTAEVFQEKPVALPNYAYDSPYSDVASGKEASDGYDSLASGGKLEGKHRKHHRKSTRTRSRQEKMSKPKLNMLNVCNTGDKMVECQLETHNHKMVTFKFDLDGDAPEEIATYMVENGFILLLEKEIFIDQLKEIVDKAEDMLNDDTEGERVSTLSCSPQQGQTSDGQVGESQQSGGSQPVYQQNVLHTGKRWFIICPVEESPFSSQEPTSEGTTSQSPSSSANTQLPGRPSTSRAEEGSSSTMSGGSGGFMHDVYGFCSPPVMPNTDPLLLASLSPPVSAPPALESIPSLESISSVHQAQPARAQTLPPSSPQTSFQMEEPQGSPVGTTSPIHSTLHMGDITCPVSVAEEIPCCSLVMPLSQDVSSSPGGSPLTPLPSQEPGSAKESLSLSYAAAARSERPQQPVVLHQPFSSVGGAKVSSLPQSPAPSQQGGGPGESDGEGRLGRGGFVDSTIKTLDEKLRNLLYQEYAPMYPSGSTAETPGSGTEYFQSPPGPDSATGGSGNSTPGPMEETRYRAGEQLPQIPERMDSLSTLSDSAVCASHSKRHVSHSVSCSGTRGRFKISSVPPEVANKRDVKQRSWSSIASTAQPAGYNVPTETMTPSTTIGRFSVVSTEDDITQRTRCSRYSAPPDFCLDTPPSVANQSSLPHILTSASVPVDITVHARFLSSDSGAESSPAKLAPATPSRQTRSERRGSDLMKRAVAFLRRSGRSSSVQSSDSPSRHGGVHGSAYASSDNDSEMEDSDMKRELQTLREKHLREISELQAHQRGEVELLYLRLGKVPPSGMTYSHVTAPKVRRKRSGKHRLKPGKLLSPLVQQFRHVTHKTGDSSRPTIPGTGETTVSLNGSPAKASVATRGREPSCPSHIPSSTSEPVQTQQPCSLKGSLSSDNIYAGLYAGDGTSTQVPPGLGWANYPQPPERVTYKSSSKPRARFLSGPVPLSIWSTLKRLCLGKERGNRHGAGLGAVNPSQQQPPTGATPPPHQSVTGLAQAQANNSNNKTRVFAGSSINATELNLPEDLQRLMDDWTQEVLIVAHRPRTDSLRIGGQQLLEQMLPPSQVASTSEVSSWMTLGVESGHLPPSWPDGAGMETINNRSSTGPGTLCQLISPVPFPASSSPLCLSRSPWVPLALPPGIFAFPGTPSSQDASIPSASYESPDPKARTL
- the wnk2 gene encoding serine/threonine-protein kinase WNK2 isoform X2, with the protein product MHAADDSSKDPPLGSTFFSAPDLDSDINANAFRAVSENGAVDNVNIQNTALRGASDPSAYLSSDYRGLVRQRFIRRSLWVSDSEEQTLDTAESPVLNVDLRSIVGRTLHGTRLGPREKSRPESPVEAKDDSPREKRDTCQSEVKQEVASCDVTGKAGSDENEEEPGMKAVSTSPGGRFLKFDIELGRGSFKTVYKGLDTDTWVEVAWCELQERKLSKVERQRFKEEAEMLKALQHPNIVRFYDFWESPLKGKKCIVLVTELMTSGTLKTYLKRFKVMKPKVLRSWCRQILKGLHFLHTRTPPIIHRDLKCDNIFITGPTGSVKIGDLGLATLKRASFAKSVIGTPEFMAPEMYEEHYDESVDVYAFGMCMLEMATSEYPYSECQNAAQIYRKVTSGVKPASYSKVSDPEIKEIIGECICHRWEERYSIKDLLNHAFFAEDTGVRVELNEEDDGEKSSIALKLWVEDPKKLKGKYKDTGAIEFTFNLENEDPEVVAQEMVESGFFLDCDVKVVGKSIRDRVALIKWRRERTVSSGNGEASVKKMQQNLLQVPGPQGTALATTEYDDQEVEQQTLICTVPVTTSTTSDSGVSSTMQLDDLGKQQNGSYRSLPETVCTTQSVYSPPAHLEPPMQQGPYQQATAQASQDQYIQESTQLHQGAYQQTTGQLHTGTYQQPAAQLHLGPDEVQTTVSAPSTPAPPAHQSRQTAQSFPAATPIVQMQLTAQSRQDQQLSTDQTTALLSPPDISTSFPQSATSAPPPLLPLHISTQFPSPYCIQAGGIKPPPFPPAPLASSFFSPSPHPTTIPLNPHSAFGTLQSTPQQVPSVALTGTLLAMTMSSAMPQQQSGPATSYPNIGSFNYTPSLALSQVKPTPYPVPHPEQERAEQVQTNAPLGNLEDVQLLAPVQPVLPANQTPLWGCGTDIETAAAGTDVNVASTFHTSAPLAATADLDIQTPAQTAALIQPKSHAADQMPAQSATAVSFQAPPAFQSTALAQVEEAISVSGLPKASSASLDDSSASGQTQISLPGFLPAPSSIPLPAQHAAPASTSVPAPILQPVGIQTGVSMTSECGSQATFCQKKETLQQDPCTAEVFQEKPVALPNYAYDSPYSDVASGKEASDGYDSLASGGKLEGKHRKHHRKSTRTRSRQEKMSKPKLNMLNVCNTGDKMVECQLETHNHKMVTFKFDLDGDAPEEIATYMVENGFILLLEKEIFIDQLKEIVDKAEDMLNDDTEGERVSTLSCSPQQGQTSDGQVGESQQSGGSQPVYQQNVLHTGKRWFIICPVEESPFSSQEPTSEGTTSQSPSSSANTQLPGRPSTSRAEEGSSSTMSGGSGGFMHDVYGFCSPPVMPNTDPLLLASLSPPVSAPPALESIPSLESISSVHQAQPARAQTLPPSSPQTSFQMEEPQGSPVGTTSPIHSTLHMGDITCPVSVAEEIPCCSLVMPLSQDVSSSPGGSPLTPLPSQEPGSAKESLSLSYAAAARSERPQQPVVLHQPFSSVGGAKVSSLPQSPAPSQQGGGPGESDGEGRLGRGGFVDSTIKTLDEKLRNLLYQEYAPMYPSGSTAETPGSGTEYFQSPPGPDSATGGSGNSTPGPMEETRYRAGEQLPQIPERMDSLSTLSDSAVCASHSKRHVSHSVSCSGTRGRFKISSVPPEVANKRDVKQRSWSSIASTAQPAGYNVPTETMTPSTTIGRFSVVSTEDDITQRTRCSRYSAPPDFCLDTPPSVANQSSLPHILTSASVPVDITVHARFLSSDSGAESSPAKLAPATPSRQTRSERRGSDLMKRAVAFLRRSGRSSSVQSSDSPSRHGGVHGSAYASSDNDSEMEDSDMKRELQTLREKHLREISELQAHQRGEVELLYLRLGKVPPSGMTYSHVTAPKVRRKRSGKHRLKPGKLLSPLVQQFRHVTHKTGDSSRPTIPGTGETTVSLNGSPAKASVATRGREPSCPSHIPSSTSEPVQTQQPCSLKGSLSSDNIYAGLYAGDGTSTQVPPGLGSTLKRLCLGKERGNRHGAGLGAVNPSQQQPPTGATPPPHQSVTGLAQAQANNSNNKTRVFAGSSINATELNLPEDLQRLMDDWTQEVLIVAHRPRTDSLRIGGQQLLEQMLPPSQVASTSEVSSWMTLGVESGHLPPSWPDGAGMETINNRSSTGPGTLCQLISPVPFPASSSPLCLSRSPWVPLALPPGIFAFPGTPSSQDASIPSASYESPDPKARTL